The Lineus longissimus chromosome 2, tnLinLong1.2, whole genome shotgun sequence genome window below encodes:
- the LOC135502423 gene encoding uncharacterized protein LOC135502423, with product MAHDQTDGPRQSTFLMGLLQALLGFLTVTLYAGIIVVQAPVYISGIGVWGGCVYILAGVLAMFAFMKKTRRFCLWSVISNVFVMLIALAFFAIACYAVHTLRLDIFDFEIADAKAHMKINEKCASLTQSYYQLNPAFCRDKVIEYTRIGMILYILLLLVAVIEFIAGAVVCFMCAKELKDKEAVYRAPTAQTGGQVNKMVDYSERSGAYPSGYPSA from the coding sequence ATGGCACACGATCAGACAGACGGGCCTCGGCAGTCGACCTTCCTGATGGGGTTGCTACAGGCTCTGCTCGGCTTCCTCACCGTCACACTGTATGCAGGAATCATCGTCGTCCAGGCCCCTGTTTACATCAGCGGTATCGGTGTCTGGGGTGGCTGCGTTTACATCCTGGCGGGAGTTCTGGCCATGTTTGCCTTCATGAAGAAAACGAGGCGATTTTGTTTATGGTCGGTCATCTCCAACGTATTTGTCATGTTGATAGCGCTGGCGTTCTTTGCGATCGCTTGCTATGCTGTTCACACTCTGCGACTTGACATTTTCGATTTTGAGATTGCCGACGCAAAAGCCCACATGAAAATCAACGAGAAATGCGCTAGCCTCACTCAGTCCTATTACCAGCTGAATCCCGCTTTCTGCAGGGACAAGGTGATCGAATACACCCGAATTGGAATGATCCTCTATATCCTTCTGCTATTAGTCGCTGTGATAGAGTTCATCGCAGGTGCTGTCGTCTGCTTCATGTGCGCCAAGGAGTTGAAGGATAAGGAAGCTGTGTACCGCGCCCCCACCGCCCAGACCGGCGGCCAGGTCAACAAGATGGTCGACTATAGCGAAAGGTCCGGCGCTTACCCAAGCGGATACCCAAGTGCATAG
- the LOC135483545 gene encoding snurportin-1-like: protein MDDLTRSLATNWTVSNRPNTTDAQHPRYTLYKVKSNTPDQLERRRRFLEAQKKRRFDAVAHIRNIGADSWEKEDGGEDEEDMEMEGVAKPGRHYQNQLMLSEWLMEVPEDLPEEWLMVPCPIGRRSLIVCSGGTTYHYTKGGYCMNKFPSLLPGGSRKGKAGRECTILDCLYSEIDRTYYILDVMCWNGLPVYDSETEFRFYWIHTKCQEVPDISEISRINPYKFSPLPSFPCTKHVMTSCMAMPLRFELDGVLFYHKRTHYTFGSTPLVVWLKPFMLPDVLDVPVPKEMMDKRPYNYTSYVHHLQAVRQENQLRSYEKSARKSPGRRKGKKKSMGEGEMEVAEGAKEDAGVVKMEATVIETSPEEAEEVKEIGAIVVTPEVAEPDAGDMEVSEVTEVPNGDQKTEGPDAKPKQKNKNKNRNKKKK, encoded by the exons ATGGATGATCTAACACGGTCTCTTGCTACAAACTGGACAGTCAGCAACCGGCCTAACACGACAGATGCTCAACATCCacgatacaccctgtataaagtAAAAAGCAACACCCCTGATCAATTGGAAAGAAGGAGAAGGTTCCTTGAGGCACAGAAAAA GAGACGCTTTGATGCTGTTGCTCACATAAGAAACATAGGCGCTGACAGTTGGGAGAAAGAAGATGGGGGTGAGGATGAAGAAGACATGGAGATGGAGGGTGTGGCGAAGCCCGGGAGGCATTATCAAAATCAG TTGATGTTATCAGAGTGGTTGATGGAAGTGCCTGAAGATCTCCCCGAAGAATGGTTGATGGTTCCTTGTCCTATTGGTAGAAGGTCTCTTATTGTCTGCTCTGGG GGTACTACCTACCATTACACCAAGGGTGGTTACTGTATGAATAAATTTCCATCTCTTCTACCTGGAGGAAGTCGCAAGGGAAAGGCTGGCAGAG AGTGTACCATCTTGGATTGCCTGTATAGTGAGATTGATAGGACGTACTATATTCTTGATGTGATGTGCTGGAATGGTCTGCCTGTTTATGATAGCGAG ACCGAGTTTAGATTCTACTGGATTCACACAAAGTGCCAGGAAGTTCCGGACATATCTGAAATATCTAGAATAAACCCT TACAAGTTTTCACCTCTCCCAAGTTTCCCTTGTACGAAGCATGTGATGACTTCATGTATGGCTATGCCACTGAGATTTGAG CTTGATGGTGTGTTATTCTACCACAAGAGGACCCACTACACGTTTGGCTCAACTCCCCTTGTCGTCTGGTTGAAGCCATTCATGTTACCTGACGTCCTGGATGTCCCCGTACCAAAGGAAATGATGGATAAAAGACCATATAACTATACAAGCTATGTCCATCACCTTCAAGCAGTGAGGCAGGAGAATCAGCTGAGATCGTATGAGAAATCAGCGAGGAAGTCTCCTGGACGGAGGAAGGGGAAGAAGAAGAGTATGGGGGAGGGGGAGATGGAGGTAGCAGAGGGCGCTAAAGAGGATGCGGGTGTGGTTAAGATGGAGGCAACCGTCATTGAGACGAGTCCAGAAGAGGCTGAGGAAGTGAAAGAAATCGGTGCTATTGTCGTAACTCCTGAGGTAGCTGAACCTGATGCTGGTGATATGGAAGTTAGTGAGGTTACTGAGGTGCCAAATGGTGATCAGAAAACTGAGGGTCCTGATGCAAAACCTAAgcaaaagaacaaaaataagAACAGAAATAAGAAGAAAAAGTGA